A window of the Streptomyces sp. NBC_00454 genome harbors these coding sequences:
- a CDS encoding RNA polymerase sigma factor RpoD/SigA, with protein sequence MATRAVARRQSTSSARAVGGEIADRDLVGMYLDEIARTPLLDAAKEVELSQIIEAGVYAQQILDGAIERKGDTPSQEELEALAAEGERAKEVFIRSNLRLVVAVARRYPRSGLPLLDLIQEGNAGLVRAVEKFDYAKGFKFSTYATWWIRQAITRSIADQSRTIRLPVHLVEELGRIRRVQREFNREKGRDPEHAEIAAELESTEKRVGDVLDWARDPVSLNMSVDEDGDTQFGDLLEDTSAISPEQSVMSLLRSEELEDLLGKLDQRTASIIKMRYGIDDGRERTLTEVGKQHGLTRERIRQIEKHALLELKRMARDTGFDAVA encoded by the coding sequence ATGGCAACCCGCGCCGTCGCCCGTCGTCAGTCCACGAGCAGCGCTCGCGCAGTGGGCGGGGAGATCGCAGACCGCGACCTGGTCGGCATGTACCTCGACGAGATCGCGCGTACTCCGCTGCTCGACGCAGCCAAGGAAGTCGAGCTCTCGCAGATCATCGAGGCGGGCGTGTACGCCCAGCAGATCCTCGACGGGGCGATAGAGCGCAAGGGCGATACGCCCTCCCAGGAGGAGCTGGAAGCACTGGCCGCCGAAGGCGAGCGCGCCAAGGAAGTCTTCATCCGCTCCAACCTCCGCCTGGTCGTCGCCGTCGCCCGCCGCTACCCGCGCAGCGGACTGCCGCTCCTCGACCTCATCCAGGAGGGCAACGCCGGCCTGGTGCGCGCGGTCGAGAAGTTCGACTACGCCAAGGGCTTCAAGTTCTCCACGTACGCCACCTGGTGGATCCGCCAGGCCATCACCCGTTCCATCGCCGACCAGTCCCGCACCATCCGCCTCCCCGTCCACCTGGTGGAGGAGCTCGGCCGGATCCGCAGGGTGCAGCGCGAGTTCAACCGCGAGAAGGGCCGCGACCCGGAGCACGCGGAGATCGCCGCCGAGCTGGAGTCCACGGAGAAGCGCGTGGGCGACGTCTTGGACTGGGCGCGCGACCCGGTCAGCCTGAACATGTCGGTGGACGAAGACGGCGACACGCAGTTCGGCGACCTGCTCGAGGACACCTCGGCCATCTCCCCGGAGCAGTCGGTCATGTCCTTGCTGCGCAGCGAGGAGCTGGAGGACCTGCTGGGGAAGCTGGACCAGCGAACCGCGTCGATCATCAAGATGCGTTACGGCATAGATGACGGTCGGGAGCGTACGCTGACGGAAGTGGGCAAGCAGCACGGTCTGACCCGTGAGCGGATCCGCCAGATCGAGAAGCACGCCCTGCTGGAACTGAAGCGGATGGCGCGCGACACCGGCTTCGACGCGGTGGCCTGA
- a CDS encoding dioxygenase — MTTTGTTGTTGPTRGASARMPALYLSHGAPPLADDPVWPGELAAWSATLPRPRAVLMVSAHWEEAPLALGATTPVPLVHDFWGFPEHYYRVRYGAPGAPELAAAVRGLLTAPGTPVQDIPDRGLDHGAYVPLVEMFPEADIPVLQISMPTLDPRRLMEIGRKLAPLRDEGVLIVGSGFFTHNLAALRHTGPGVPGWSAEFDAWGREALAGADVDALLDFEAKSPAGRLAHPRTEHFAPLFVTLGAAESDLGSAAATPIEGFWMGLSKRSLQFG, encoded by the coding sequence ATGACGACGACCGGCACCACCGGCACCACCGGCCCGACCCGCGGCGCGAGTGCCCGGATGCCCGCGCTCTACCTCAGCCACGGAGCCCCGCCCCTCGCGGACGACCCGGTCTGGCCCGGCGAACTGGCCGCCTGGTCCGCGACCCTGCCCCGCCCCCGGGCCGTCCTGATGGTCTCCGCGCACTGGGAAGAGGCCCCGCTCGCCCTCGGTGCCACGACGCCGGTCCCACTGGTCCACGACTTCTGGGGCTTCCCCGAGCACTACTACCGGGTCCGCTACGGGGCTCCGGGCGCCCCCGAACTGGCGGCGGCCGTGCGGGGGCTGCTGACGGCCCCGGGCACCCCGGTCCAGGACATCCCCGACCGGGGGCTCGACCACGGGGCGTACGTCCCGCTCGTGGAGATGTTCCCGGAGGCCGACATCCCGGTCCTCCAGATATCCATGCCGACGCTGGACCCCCGCCGCCTGATGGAGATCGGCCGCAAGCTCGCCCCGCTGCGCGACGAAGGCGTCCTGATCGTGGGCAGCGGCTTCTTCACCCACAACCTGGCCGCCCTGCGCCACACCGGTCCCGGAGTGCCCGGCTGGTCGGCGGAGTTCGACGCGTGGGGCCGCGAAGCCCTGGCCGGCGCCGACGTCGACGCCCTGCTCGACTTCGAGGCCAAGTCCCCGGCCGGCCGCCTGGCGCACCCGCGCACGGAGCACTTCGCCCCGCTGTTCGTCACCCTGGGCGCCGCGGAATCCGACCTCGGCTCGGCGGCCGCCACCCCGATCGAGGGCTTCTGGATGGGCCTCTCGAAGCGGTCCCTGCAGTTTGGCTAG
- a CDS encoding MFS transporter yields MSKTAANPPLAASADPSRWKALVFIALAQLMVVLDATIVNIALPSAQTDLGISDGNRQWVITAYALAFGGLLLFGGRIADKWGRKNAFIIGLIGFALASALGGAAQGEAMMLGARALQGAFGALLAPAALSLLAVMFTDAKERAKAFGIYGAIAGGGGAVGLILGGFLTEYLNWRWTFFVNIPFAIIAAVGAWMIIREPAGGRNRAPLDIPGVILSTTGLVALVYGFTRAESAGWSDGLTIAMFIASAALLAAFVGVESRTRSPLLPLRVLLERNRGGVYLSLGLAVISMFGLFLFLTYYLQVVKGFSPVKTGFAFLPMIAGMITGSTQIGARLMTRVPPRLLMGPGFMVAAAGMLMLTQLEVGSSYPALILPAQLLLGLGMGTAFMPAMSLATYGVNPADAGVASAMVNTSQQVGGAIGTALLNTIAASATTAYLTDHAAAAAAGGPAAKLIQAQAMVEGYASAIWWAVGILVASSLIALTLITTGRPGAGGPVAGGEGAEADVQVPVIAH; encoded by the coding sequence ATGTCAAAAACAGCCGCGAATCCGCCGCTGGCTGCCTCCGCCGACCCCAGTCGTTGGAAGGCCCTGGTCTTCATAGCCCTGGCGCAGCTGATGGTCGTCCTCGACGCCACCATCGTGAACATCGCCCTGCCGTCCGCCCAGACGGACCTCGGCATCTCGGACGGCAACCGCCAGTGGGTCATCACCGCGTACGCGCTGGCCTTCGGCGGACTGCTCCTCTTCGGCGGCCGCATCGCCGACAAGTGGGGCCGCAAGAACGCCTTCATCATCGGTCTCATCGGTTTCGCCCTGGCCTCCGCGCTGGGCGGCGCCGCACAGGGTGAGGCCATGATGCTCGGCGCCCGCGCCCTGCAGGGTGCCTTCGGCGCGCTGCTCGCGCCCGCCGCGCTCTCGCTGCTGGCCGTCATGTTCACCGACGCCAAGGAGCGGGCCAAGGCCTTCGGCATCTACGGTGCGATCGCCGGTGGCGGCGGCGCCGTGGGTCTGATCCTCGGCGGGTTCCTCACCGAGTACCTCAACTGGCGCTGGACGTTCTTCGTCAACATCCCGTTCGCGATCATCGCCGCCGTCGGCGCCTGGATGATCATTCGCGAGCCGGCCGGCGGCCGCAACCGCGCGCCGCTCGACATCCCCGGCGTGATCCTGTCCACGACCGGTCTGGTCGCCCTGGTCTACGGGTTCACCCGCGCCGAGTCGGCCGGCTGGTCGGACGGCCTGACCATCGCCATGTTCATCGCCTCGGCGGCGCTGCTCGCCGCGTTCGTCGGCGTCGAGTCCCGCACCCGCTCCCCGCTGCTGCCGCTGCGCGTCCTGCTGGAGCGCAACCGCGGCGGTGTCTACCTCTCGCTGGGCCTCGCCGTCATCTCGATGTTCGGCCTGTTCCTCTTCCTCACCTATTACCTCCAGGTCGTGAAGGGCTTCTCGCCCGTCAAGACCGGCTTCGCCTTCCTCCCGATGATCGCGGGCATGATCACCGGCTCCACGCAGATCGGCGCCCGCCTGATGACGCGGGTCCCCCCGCGCCTGCTGATGGGCCCCGGCTTCATGGTCGCCGCCGCCGGCATGCTGATGCTGACGCAGCTGGAGGTCGGCTCCTCCTACCCGGCGCTGATCCTGCCGGCGCAGCTGCTGCTGGGTCTGGGCATGGGTACGGCGTTCATGCCCGCCATGTCCCTGGCCACGTACGGGGTGAACCCGGCCGACGCCGGTGTCGCCTCCGCGATGGTCAACACCTCGCAGCAGGTGGGCGGCGCGATCGGCACCGCCCTGCTGAACACGATCGCCGCCTCGGCGACGACCGCGTACCTGACCGACCACGCGGCCGCGGCCGCGGCGGGCGGCCCGGCGGCGAAGCTGATCCAGGCCCAGGCCATGGTCGAGGGGTACGCCTCGGCGATCTGGTGGGCGGTCGGCATCCTGGTCGCCAGCTCCCTCATCGCCCTGACCCTGATCACCACGGGCCGTCCGGGCGCGGGTGGCCCGGTCGCCGGCGGCGAGGGCGCGGAGGCCGACGTGCAGGTTCCGGTGATCGCCCACTGA
- a CDS encoding TetR/AcrR family transcriptional regulator, whose product MKSPATTAPAALPVPGPEAALDLSAPVGRASSAVPAAVPSAVPAAVPSAAPAAAGAHPVPRPRADAVRNRERILAAAREVLVEFGPAAPLDEIARRAGVGNATLYRHFPDRPALIHHVVVFVMDRVTELATDSLIEEPDAFAALCRFTHGAADERIGALCPMLSSDFDKEHPELLASRSALEEAVETLLAVGQSTGMLRSDIGVGDLMIALSQLSRPLPGTACFDTDVFVHRHLQLFLDGLRAPARSVLPGAATTLADLRRKPM is encoded by the coding sequence ATGAAGAGCCCCGCCACCACCGCTCCGGCGGCCCTGCCCGTACCGGGACCGGAGGCGGCTCTCGACCTGTCGGCGCCGGTCGGCCGGGCGTCCTCGGCGGTGCCCGCGGCGGTTCCCTCGGCGGTGCCTGCGGCGGTTCCCTCGGCAGCGCCCGCCGCCGCCGGCGCGCACCCGGTCCCGCGGCCGCGCGCCGATGCGGTCCGCAACCGGGAGCGCATCCTGGCCGCCGCGCGCGAGGTGCTCGTGGAATTCGGCCCGGCCGCCCCCCTCGACGAGATCGCCCGCAGGGCCGGCGTGGGCAATGCCACGCTCTACCGGCACTTTCCCGACCGGCCCGCGCTCATCCACCACGTCGTGGTGTTCGTGATGGACCGGGTCACGGAGTTGGCCACCGACTCGCTCATCGAGGAGCCCGACGCCTTCGCCGCGCTCTGCCGCTTCACGCACGGGGCGGCGGACGAACGGATCGGCGCCCTGTGCCCCATGCTCTCCAGCGACTTCGACAAGGAACATCCGGAACTTCTCGCTTCCCGGAGCGCGTTGGAAGAGGCGGTGGAGACCTTGCTGGCCGTCGGCCAGTCCACCGGGATGCTGCGCTCCGACATCGGCGTGGGCGATCTGATGATCGCCCTGTCCCAGCTCAGCCGCCCGCTTCCGGGCACCGCCTGCTTCGACACGGACGTCTTCGTCCACCGTCATCTGCAGCTGTTCCTCGACGGGTTGAGGGCTCCGGCCCGCTCCGTCCTGCCGGGCGCCGCGACCACGCTGGCGGACCTGAGGCGGAAACCCATGTGA
- a CDS encoding M6 family metalloprotease domain-containing protein, producing MPQTRHRIRKPNRTSVYIGITALALGVTATASAGIANRGHSAAGPVAATSVESALAPCRIAGAMGVQMSEGLPTPPGYARSTGEVRALNLMIDFPDAKGEGAATDRLAEFFPQTSDWFRTSSYGRLSYRAESPIRNWLRMPMPFASYGIERGSAYEPGYRQLVEHIVKAADAEVDFSRYDLINILVTPNAGPSALDTVLSVTFSGNGEAPMADGVPLANTSFIYSRQDDGSGSYRETGYRVLPHENGHVFGLPDLYTADGGGTVGHWDVMSEDWGANNDLLGWHKWKLGWLDSSQISCAGKSGTSDHILSPLATDGGTKLAFIPVSESAGYAVEVRTRAGNDEAVCKPGVLIYKVDSEVDTGRGPVTVADSAGASGGCTRRPNVHAELSDAPYKPGETFTDEKAGISVSVVGELRNGSYQVRVTRP from the coding sequence ATGCCGCAGACGCGCCACCGGATACGCAAGCCGAACCGCACCAGCGTCTACATAGGCATCACCGCGCTGGCCCTCGGGGTCACCGCGACCGCCAGCGCCGGCATAGCCAACCGCGGCCACTCGGCCGCCGGCCCGGTGGCCGCGACGAGCGTCGAATCGGCGCTCGCGCCCTGCCGGATCGCCGGCGCCATGGGTGTCCAGATGTCCGAGGGGCTGCCGACCCCGCCCGGATACGCGCGCTCGACCGGCGAGGTCCGCGCCCTGAACCTGATGATCGACTTCCCCGACGCCAAAGGCGAGGGCGCGGCCACCGACCGGCTCGCGGAGTTCTTCCCGCAGACCTCGGACTGGTTCCGCACCAGCTCCTACGGACGGCTCAGCTACCGGGCCGAGTCGCCGATACGGAACTGGCTGCGGATGCCGATGCCGTTCGCGTCGTACGGGATCGAGCGCGGGTCCGCGTACGAGCCCGGTTACCGCCAGCTCGTCGAGCACATCGTGAAGGCCGCCGACGCCGAGGTCGATTTCTCCCGGTACGACCTGATCAACATCCTGGTCACGCCGAACGCCGGGCCCTCCGCCCTCGACACCGTCCTCTCCGTCACCTTCTCCGGCAACGGCGAGGCCCCGATGGCCGACGGGGTCCCGCTCGCCAACACCTCCTTCATCTACAGCCGCCAGGACGACGGCTCCGGCTCCTACCGGGAGACGGGCTACCGCGTGCTCCCCCACGAGAACGGGCACGTCTTCGGCCTGCCCGACCTCTACACCGCGGACGGCGGGGGCACCGTCGGGCACTGGGACGTCATGAGCGAGGACTGGGGCGCCAACAACGACCTGCTGGGATGGCACAAGTGGAAGCTGGGCTGGCTCGACAGCTCCCAGATCAGCTGCGCCGGGAAATCCGGGACCAGCGACCACATCCTGTCCCCGCTGGCCACCGACGGCGGCACCAAGCTGGCGTTCATCCCCGTCTCGGAGAGCGCGGGCTACGCGGTGGAGGTGCGCACCCGGGCCGGGAACGACGAGGCCGTCTGCAAGCCCGGGGTCCTCATATACAAGGTCGACTCCGAGGTGGACACCGGCCGCGGACCGGTCACCGTCGCCGACAGCGCCGGCGCGAGCGGAGGCTGCACCCGGCGGCCCAACGTCCACGCGGAGCTCTCGGACGCCCCGTACAAGCCGGGCGAGACCTTCACCGACGAGAAGGCGGGCATCAGCGTCTCCGTTGTCGGCGAACTGCGCAACGGCAGCTACCAGGTCCGGGTCACCCGGCCGTGA
- a CDS encoding zinc-binding dehydrogenase yields MSRRTGDPLKAFALPRTGAPPTVIERPVPEPGPGEVLVRTTAALICAWDGHTAAGAPTGLGHEAVGVVEAVGPGVCPSFVARRVGVEGHGRLAEFFRAPAAGAGLVPLPGTITDHQALYAAGALPTGFAAAEEAGPPAGGTVVVFGQGAVGLSATIGAGRLRGARVIAVEPEMKRQRLALRFGADVVIDPAYEDTAERILELTGGRGADRAIMASPASAAASAARRGLAEGGRITYARCRPPRSSGARLARALHLIEDGLVDPTVITTHEFPFHRVGEAFARLAAGEPGMIKPVILFPRPQ; encoded by the coding sequence GTGTCACGACGTACAGGAGACCCCTTGAAGGCCTTCGCGCTGCCCCGGACCGGCGCACCGCCCACCGTGATCGAGCGGCCCGTCCCCGAGCCGGGGCCGGGCGAGGTCCTCGTACGCACCACGGCCGCGCTCATCTGCGCCTGGGACGGGCACACCGCCGCCGGAGCGCCCACCGGGCTCGGCCACGAGGCCGTGGGCGTCGTCGAGGCAGTGGGCCCCGGGGTCTGCCCGTCCTTCGTCGCCCGGCGCGTCGGCGTGGAAGGCCACGGCAGGCTCGCCGAGTTCTTCCGCGCCCCGGCGGCCGGAGCCGGGCTGGTCCCGCTCCCCGGGACCATCACCGACCACCAGGCCCTCTACGCGGCCGGCGCGCTCCCCACCGGCTTCGCCGCCGCCGAGGAGGCCGGGCCGCCCGCGGGCGGCACCGTCGTCGTCTTCGGGCAGGGCGCCGTGGGGCTCAGCGCGACCATCGGAGCCGGCCGGCTGCGCGGCGCCCGGGTCATCGCGGTCGAACCGGAGATGAAGCGGCAGCGGCTCGCCCTGCGGTTCGGGGCGGACGTGGTCATCGACCCGGCCTACGAGGACACCGCCGAGCGGATCCTGGAACTGACGGGCGGCCGCGGCGCCGACCGGGCGATCATGGCGAGCCCCGCGTCCGCCGCCGCCTCGGCGGCCCGCCGGGGGCTCGCCGAGGGCGGGAGGATCACGTACGCCCGCTGCCGGCCGCCCCGGAGCAGCGGTGCGCGCCTCGCGCGGGCGCTGCACCTGATCGAGGACGGGCTGGTGGACCCGACGGTGATCACCACTCACGAGTTCCCCTTCCACCGCGTCGGGGAGGCCTTCGCCCGGCTCGCCGCCGGGGAGCCGGGCATGATCAAGCCGGTCATCCTCTTCCCCCGGCCGCAGTAG
- a CDS encoding RidA family protein: MSSTPEERLAAAGLKLPPTPAPVAVYVPAVLNGHHVYTSGQLPMVDGALPLTGKVGAEVTPEQAKELAQQCALNALAAVASVAGDLSAVKRVVKVVGFVASDPSFTGQPGVVNGASELLGTAFGDAGIHARSAVGVSVLPLDAPVEVEIIVELHAPMGA; this comes from the coding sequence ATGTCCAGCACCCCCGAAGAGCGTCTCGCCGCGGCCGGTCTGAAGCTCCCGCCGACCCCCGCGCCCGTCGCCGTCTACGTACCGGCCGTCCTCAACGGGCACCACGTGTACACCTCCGGCCAGCTCCCCATGGTCGACGGCGCCCTCCCGCTGACCGGCAAGGTGGGCGCCGAGGTCACCCCGGAACAGGCCAAGGAGCTGGCGCAGCAGTGCGCGCTGAACGCGCTGGCCGCCGTCGCCTCCGTCGCCGGGGACCTGTCGGCCGTCAAGCGGGTCGTCAAGGTGGTCGGGTTCGTCGCCAGCGACCCCTCCTTCACCGGCCAGCCCGGCGTGGTCAACGGCGCGAGCGAGCTGCTGGGCACCGCCTTCGGCGACGCGGGCATCCACGCCCGCAGCGCGGTAGGGGTGAGCGTGCTGCCGCTGGACGCCCCCGTGGAGGTCGAGATCATCGTGGAGCTGCACGCG